A region of Camelus dromedarius isolate mCamDro1 chromosome 22, mCamDro1.pat, whole genome shotgun sequence DNA encodes the following proteins:
- the LOC135318855 gene encoding beta-defensin 104A-like encodes MRILVLLLTTFLLLHQGPPVSSDLDTGRICGYGTSRCRTRCKSDEFRIGRCLNTYACCLKKWSVNKLNPMKDRNPVVPGS; translated from the exons ATGAGGATCCTCGTCCTGCTCTTAACCACTTTTCTTCTGCTCCACCAAGGTCCTCCAG TGAGCAGTGACCTGGACACAGGCAGGATATGTGGCTATGGGACTTCTCGCTGCCGGACGCGTTGTAAAAGTGACGAGTTCAGAATTGGAAGATGCCTCAACACCTACGCGTGCTGTTTGAAAAAGTGGAGCGTCAACAAATTGAATCCTATGAAAGACAGAAACCCGGTGGTGCCTGGTTCCTAG
- the LOC116149260 gene encoding beta-defensin 15 codes for MRTFLVLFAVCLFLAPARNGFFDERCYRLKGRCVRSCQKNEELVGLCQKSQQCCLILQPCWKS; via the exons ATGAGGACGTTCCTCGTTCTCTTTGCCGTCTGCCTCTTCCTGGCGCCAG CCAGGAATGGATTTTTTGATGAGAGATGCTACAGGCTTAAAGGGAGATGCGTTCGCTCTTGTCAGAAAAATGAAGAACTTGTTGGTCTCTGCCAGAAGTCTCAGCAGTGCTGTCTGATACTCCAGCCGTGCTGGAAAAGTTAA